DNA from Phaeodactylum tricornutum CCAP 1055/1 chromosome 30, whole genome shotgun sequence:
GTATTCTTTTTGGGACACGCGCTATGGCAGGCAATATCAGAAGTAGTTGAAGAATATTCGCAGGAGATAGCGGGAAACGAACCAGCGTTCGTCAAGCGTGACGAAGCAGCCAGAACTGTGGCATTTTTTGAAATGGACCCGACCATTGCACAAAAAGCACTGGCCGAGGTTCAAAAGGGAAAATCATCCTCGAAAATAGCAATCTCTATACCTACGCTGCAAATTGCGCAAAAGTTAGTTGCTTCGGGGCTACCGCTCCGATCACGGCAATCTGAGGCATCCGTCGAATCCATTTTGCCTCAGCTTTCGAAAGCCGAAGTTTCCCTCCTTCATCAGTGCCTCTGGACCCCGccactttccaaaagcaatACAGAATCTAACTTGTCCCTCTGGAAGAACATCATTGGACTGGATGACGTCAAAGAACGCCTCCTATCGGCCCTCAAAACAATAAAGGGTGAAAACTCAAAGTCATTTTCGGCCTTGTTCGACGGCGGGGGCTCGTCATCCGGAGTCCTGCTTTACGGCCCTCCCGGATGCGGCAAGACTCTTCTCGTCAAAGCGTTGGCATCGACCGCACGAATTCCTTGTCTCGTCGTCACACCAAGTGTTTTGCTACGCAAATATTATGGCGAAACAAATGCACAGGTCCGCAGTTTGTTCTCTCTCGCGGCCAAGCTGTCGCCCTGTATCCTTTGCATCGATGAACTTGACGGTCTCTTTCGCGAACGCAGTGagcaagaacacgaagtTAGCCGGGACTTAAAAACTGAGTTTTTGCAGTGGGTGGACGGAATGATGAGCAAGGATGATGAGGACCGACAGATTCTACTTGTCGGTGCCACAAACCGCCCCTTTGATTGTGTGAGTGCAATAGTCGTGTTATTATTTGCCTGCTTACTCATACTATTGTATAGACTGACCATTTGCGCCTACTTTTTTATGGGAGAAGGATTCAGCGGTTTTACGGAGAATGTCACAGTCGCACTTTGTCGGGTTGCCGGACCTCACGGCTCGCTCCGTATATCTCAAACATGCGCTACGATCCGTCCCGATCACCAACGATTTTGATTTTAATGAAATTGCGTGTCGTAGCGAAGGATATAGTCCGAGCGACTTACGGCAATTACTGCAAACAGCGGCGATATCTGGACCGATGCAGGAGGCAACCGCTCTATTGAATGACTCAGCTACTCGACCGCTAAGTGCGACCGATGTTTTGGCCGCATTTCGATACGTATCTCCGACACCCTTGAGCCCGCAATACCGATACGCCATGACAAACTTTGCGCGATCCGCGTCTTCTAATATCCCCGCTACCGGCGAAGGAAAATGGCAAACGGGATGGGGAAACTTTTACGATGTTGGAACTTTAGAAGTCGATCACAGCACCTTTGTCACAATTACCGATTTATTGAAGGACGTGGAAGATCCAGCGGATGACAGTGGCGACGGGGATGATCTTGAGTAGATACAGAGCAGTATTGCCTGATGGATCGACAATTGACGTTTCATGTGCATACGCATTTCTAACGTTAACAGGTAGCTTACGATAAAGTCCACAAGATAAAAAATACATGGCGAGTGGTATCTTCAAAAGCCTGAAAGCAAAACGTACTCAAGTTCTAGCATAAGAAACTTTTCGCTCTCTGAAGTCCTTTTTTAGCTAGATGAAATCGGAGTCGTCAAAATGGTCGGCAGCCGCTTCGAGCTGCCCGAAAGCAGATATTTGCAAATAATTTAGCACGGCGTCTGGGCAAGCTACCGTTCGGACAGCTACGTCCAACGGAGTTTGGCCGTGAAAGTTGCGGGCTTTGATTGCTTCGGGAAAGGCCATGTGTACCATTTCGACAATCTCGAGAGTAATGCTAGGTTGTCGCACAGCAACATGGAGGGGCAAATTGGAGTAACGATCTCTGGTTCGTGCACTGCGGGGATTCGTCGAGAGTAACAAGTAGATAACCTTCGTTTGGTGCCCAAGAGCTAGCGCGATACCCAGCGAACTCATATGATCCAAACCATCTGATTCCATCAATACTTCTGGTCCCTTGGATGCAAGTAGTTGCAGTACGTCCAAGGCGGCATTGAATCTGAGCGCAATGTTTATCGGATAAACGTATCGCTCCACCGCCTGCAGTTTGCTCGTTTGACCACCCATGTTTCTCTCACATACAATCGAAACCTTTCTGCGAATACCTTCGGGATCGAAGCGCAAAGCGCTTTCCACTATCGTGATTGTTGTAGGGTACAGCTTGCAGGAATTGTGAAGCAGGGAATTATAATCCATGGTGTCTGACGCTGTA
Protein-coding regions in this window:
- a CDS encoding predicted protein; translated protein: SSGVLLYGPPGCGKTLLVKALASTARIPCLVVTPSVLLRKYYGETNAQVRSLFSLAAKLSPCILCIDELDGLFRERSEQEHEVSRDLKTEFLQWVDGMMSKDDEDRQILLVGATNRPFDCDSAVLRRMSQSHFVGLPDLTARSVYLKHALRSVPITNDFDFNEIACRSEGYSPSDLRQLLQTAA